In the Methylomonas rhizoryzae genome, one interval contains:
- the drmC gene encoding DISARM system phospholipase D-like protein DrmC: MTNVRKDLFALIDKLVKKAPVDWMNAVCETLRSIDADASSDRVIKKLPSTNNADLSLLIGETVRMASNTMSWEALSWALDSSCEVYQQTLGSQRIELLWSGPTPIAQIPARRIDQALYGLIANAKSEILLVTFAASRIQRLVTELVNARQRGVKIRLILEFEQSSEGQLSYDALKAFPETFVQNTEVYCWPLEKREGNQAGRPGKLHAKLAIVDDTVLISSANLTDDAFNRNLEVGVMIENNEFLIITKNYIGSLISCGMLTRLTTSTINSLGTRLNAAASKSQTVSADD, encoded by the coding sequence TTGATTGGATGAATGCCGTATGCGAAACACTTCGGTCGATTGATGCTGATGCATCATCAGACCGGGTGATCAAAAAACTACCGTCAACGAATAATGCCGATCTTTCACTTTTGATTGGCGAAACGGTGCGAATGGCTTCCAACACAATGTCGTGGGAGGCTTTGAGTTGGGCTCTTGATTCGAGTTGTGAAGTTTATCAACAAACCTTAGGCTCTCAACGTATCGAATTACTTTGGTCAGGTCCAACCCCGATTGCACAAATTCCTGCCCGCCGAATCGATCAGGCGCTATACGGTTTAATTGCTAATGCTAAAAGTGAAATTTTGCTGGTTACATTTGCTGCATCTAGGATTCAGCGGCTTGTTACTGAGTTGGTCAATGCTCGACAACGTGGTGTAAAAATCCGACTGATCCTTGAGTTCGAACAAAGCTCTGAGGGGCAATTAAGCTACGATGCGTTGAAAGCTTTTCCAGAGACCTTTGTTCAGAATACTGAAGTTTATTGCTGGCCATTAGAGAAGCGCGAAGGAAACCAAGCAGGCCGTCCTGGTAAGCTTCATGCGAAGTTAGCAATTGTTGACGATACGGTTTTAATCTCCAGTGCAAACCTGACCGATGATGCGTTCAATCGAAATTTGGAAGTTGGCGTCATGATTGAAAACAACGAATTTCTTATAATTACGAAGAACTATATTGGGTCGCTGATTTCATGCGGAATGTTAACCCGGTTAACAACCTCTACAATAAATTCACTAGGAACAAGATTAAACGCCGCCGCGAGCAAATCGCAGACAGTGTCTGCCGATGACTAA
- a CDS encoding YobI family P-loop NTPase, with the protein MDLKSFGYKLINAFKGGVDDSERSSFTDLAPSDKADKDGTYSKAITFALENSRVKNIALTGPYGSGKSSIIRTYEKNNKKYRFMNVSLASFKEDDNGNVDISLIERSILQQMLYGADANKLPYSRFKRITTPRHPIIKSLAFVFWIIVILYFYLHRNQLHEFEYNTLSWYVWCFAFAYTLSIPALIISDIYKATFGISIKKVSLKNAEFETAESSDNSILNRHVDEIIYFFEQTKYDVVVIEDLDRFGNPDIFVKLREINKLINDNQNAREIKFLYALKDDMFAHKNRAKFFDFIIPVVPIINSSNSLDKMQERLKKHDFAENIDTQFLREVSLYVDDLRLIHNIFNEFEIYYELLKSVNLDVKKLLAMMIYKNVYPNDFESLHHGKGVLFDVCNKRDEYLTNIKDKLKDKIANLESGLDKLNSEKLRSIRDLIASYVGYIVVHANQSVMGIVVNNQNIQFSQLTTFEQFKPLITEQNIQLWGQNNHIYNQGRFPTNKSFEQFEADINPGEKFLSRKENIENNLELKKIQIEQEIRSLEKEISDLSLTGC; encoded by the coding sequence ATGGATTTAAAATCATTCGGATATAAATTGATCAACGCTTTCAAAGGCGGAGTTGATGACAGTGAACGCAGTAGTTTTACCGATTTAGCGCCTAGTGATAAAGCTGATAAGGATGGAACATATTCAAAAGCAATAACATTTGCACTCGAAAACTCTCGAGTGAAAAATATTGCTCTTACAGGGCCATATGGATCAGGTAAAAGTAGCATTATCAGAACATACGAGAAAAATAATAAAAAATACAGATTCATGAATGTATCACTAGCATCTTTCAAGGAAGATGACAATGGAAATGTCGATATTTCATTAATTGAAAGAAGCATACTTCAGCAAATGCTTTATGGGGCAGATGCTAACAAATTACCATATTCTAGATTTAAAAGGATAACCACCCCTCGTCATCCAATAATAAAATCTCTGGCTTTTGTATTTTGGATCATAGTTATTTTATATTTTTACCTACATAGAAACCAACTTCACGAATTTGAGTACAATACTTTAAGTTGGTATGTTTGGTGTTTCGCTTTTGCATACACATTATCCATACCTGCATTGATAATTTCTGATATTTATAAAGCAACTTTTGGTATTTCAATAAAGAAAGTTTCTCTAAAAAATGCAGAATTTGAAACTGCAGAAAGTTCTGATAATTCTATTTTGAATCGCCATGTTGATGAAATTATATATTTTTTCGAGCAGACAAAATATGATGTTGTCGTAATTGAGGATTTAGACAGATTTGGAAATCCTGATATTTTTGTAAAACTTCGAGAAATAAATAAGCTTATAAATGACAATCAAAATGCACGCGAAATAAAGTTTTTATATGCATTAAAGGATGACATGTTCGCTCATAAAAATCGGGCAAAGTTTTTTGATTTCATTATTCCTGTGGTTCCAATTATCAACAGTTCGAATTCACTGGATAAGATGCAGGAGCGTTTAAAAAAACATGATTTCGCAGAAAATATTGATACACAGTTTCTGCGCGAAGTTTCCCTTTATGTAGATGACCTGAGACTTATTCATAATATATTTAATGAATTTGAAATATACTACGAGCTCCTAAAAAGTGTTAATTTAGATGTAAAAAAACTTCTCGCCATGATGATTTACAAAAATGTATATCCAAATGATTTTGAAAGTTTGCATCATGGAAAAGGAGTTCTTTTTGATGTTTGTAATAAGAGAGATGAGTATTTAACAAATATTAAAGACAAACTAAAAGATAAGATTGCAAACTTGGAGAGTGGTTTAGACAAATTAAATTCAGAAAAGTTAAGAAGCATTCGTGATCTTATAGCCTCTTATGTTGGTTATATAGTAGTGCATGCCAACCAATCTGTAATGGGAATTGTGGTAAATAACCAGAATATACAGTTTTCTCAGCTTACAACTTTTGAACAATTCAAGCCTCTTATTACTGAACAAAATATACAGTTATGGGGGCAAAACAACCATATATACAATCAAGGCAGATTCCCCACGAATAAATCATTCGAACAATTTGAAGCAGATATCAACCCAGGAGAGAAGTTTTTAAGTAGAAAGGAAAATATAGAAAATAACTTAGAATTAAAGAAAATCCAGATTGAACAAGAAATCAGATCGCTAGAAAAAGAGATTTCTGATCTTTCTTTAACAGGCTGTTGA